The Oncorhynchus mykiss isolate Arlee unplaced genomic scaffold, USDA_OmykA_1.1 un_scaffold_219, whole genome shotgun sequence genome contains a region encoding:
- the LOC110511098 gene encoding somatostatin receptor type 5-like, producing the protein MEPVDRTGWTLLSGDPNTSTPNLGYHYSYPDSGPATPSFPSPSLFPSSPSNVSSQSVPFQGSSTLMTAVISLSVFVVGLIGNTLAIYVVLRYAKMKTVTNIYILNLAVADELYILGLPFLTTQNVLSYWPFGSFLCRMLMTADSMSQFTSIFCLTVMSIDRYLAVVHPIRSTKWRRPRVAKVVSAAVWALSLVVVLPVVVFSGVQDTFNSCNISWPEPQDVWSTVFILYTATLGFFGPLLVICLCYLLIVVKVKSSGVRAGFTKRRRSERKVTRMVVIIVVVFVLCWLPFFIINIINLIIIIPESSVTAGVYFFSVILSYVNSCANPLLYGFLSDNFRQSFRKVLCVRKANGVEDGDPSAPRMEKTRETTRDDSFLSPRNHDGHSGHTPQNSQAVQLEPCGSPGEKTRPSGPTVICQSSL; encoded by the exons ATGGAGCCTGTGGACAGGACAGGCTGGACACTGCTCTCTGGTGACCCCAACACCTCCACTCCCAACCTGGGCTATCACTACTCCTACCCTGATTCTGGTCCTGCAACCCCGTCCTTCCCCTCCCCATCCTTGTTCCCCAGTTCCCCCTCCAACGTGTCCAGTCAGAGCGTACCGTTCCAGGGCAGCAGTACCCTGATGACTGCGGTCATCTCCCTGAGTGTGTTCGTGGTCGGCCTGATTGGTAACACCCTGGCCATCTACGTGGTGCTACGCTACGCCAAGATGAAGACCGtcaccaacatctatattctGAACCTGGCAGTCGCAGACGAACTCTACATCCTGGGACTTCCCTTCCTCACCACCCAG aACGTTCTCTCCTACTGGCCGTTCGGCTCCTTCCTGTGTCGCATGCTGATGACCGCTGACTCCATGAGCCAGTTCACCTCCATCTTCTGTCTGACCGTGATGTCTATCGACCGCTACCTGGCCGTGGTCCACCCCATACGGTCTACAAAATGGCGGCGACCGCGAGTGGCGAAGGTGGTGAGCGCCGCGGTGTGGGCGTTGTCGTTGGTGGTCGTCCTGCCCGTGGTCGTGTTCTCCGGCGTTCAGGACACGTTCAACTCGTGTAACATTAGCTGGCCGGAGCCGCAGGATGTGTGGTCGACCGTGTTTATCCTGTACACGGCTACGCTGGGTTTCTTCGGACCACTCCTGGTCATCTGTCTCTGCTACCTGCTCATCGTGGTtaag GTGAAGTCTTCAGGTGTGCGGGCGGGCTTCACCAAGCGCCGGCGGTCAGAGCGCAAGGTGACCCGTATGGTGGTGATCATCGTGGTGGTCTTCGTCCTCTGCTGGCTCCCCTtcttcatcatcaacatcatcaacctcatcatcatcatcccagaGTCCTCCGTGACCGCCGGCGTCTACTTCTTCTCTG TCATCCTGTCCTATGTTAACTCCTGTGCCAACCCTCTGCTCTATGGCTTCCTGTCAGACAACTTCAGACAGAGCTTCAGAAAG GTTCTGTGCGTGCGGAAGGCCAACGGCGTGGAGGATGGTGACCCCAGCGCCCCGAGGATGGAGAAAACTAGAGAGACGACTAGAGACGACTCCTTCCTGTCGCCTAGGAACCACGATGGACACAGCGGGCACACACCACAGAATAGCCAG GCCGTCCAATTGGAGCCTTGTGGTAGCCCAGGGGAGAAAACAAGGCCCTCAGGGCCCACTGTGATTTGCCAGTCCTCGCTTTAA